Proteins encoded together in one Temnothorax longispinosus isolate EJ_2023e chromosome 5, Tlon_JGU_v1, whole genome shotgun sequence window:
- the Gk1 gene encoding glycerol kinase isoform X2, which produces MPENVKKNGPLIGAIDEGTSSARFLVFDVLRRKVVALHQIEIKQKCPQEGWVEQDPKEILQAVITCIEETVKKMKNLGMPVSDIKAIGITNQRETTLVWDKETGEPLHNAIVWHDMRTTTTLEDVLDKIPNKTRNKNYLKPLCGLPMSPYFSALKIRWLIDNIPRVKQAIDAQKCAFGTIDTWLIWNLTKGQLHVTDVSNASRTMLMNIDTLKWDPVLCRFFSIPQHILPEIRSSAEIYGSVSNPQVLTGIPIAGCVGDQQGALLGQLCLKPGQAKATYGTGCFLLYNTGNTKVDSTQGLITTVAYKIAHAPPVYALEGSVAVAGAALSWLRDNMQMLSNITQTQDLAERVRCSGDVYFVPAFSGLYAPYWQQDARGVICGITEDTQQYHIIRAALEAVCFQTRDILEAMVKDSGTKLTTLQVDGGMTVNDLLMQLQADLTGITVVRPNMVETTALGAAILAGRGVGLIDINEVDASQVTKFSPEIGEDERDLRYSKWKMAIERSMKWDCSSTMIDN; this is translated from the exons ATGCCTGAGAACGTGAAAAAAAACGGGCCTTTGATAGGTGCTATCGACGAGGGAACGAGTAGCGCCAGATTTTTG GTGTTTGACGTTTTACGCAGGAAGGTGGTTGCTTTGCATCAGATCGAAATCAAGCAGAAATGTCCTCAAGAGGGATGGGTGGAGCAAGATCCGAAGGAAATATTACAAGCTGTCATAACATGTATAGAAGAGACGGTGAAAAAGATGAAGAATCTTGGCATGCCAGTCTCGGATATCAAAGCTATTGGGATTACTAATCAAAGGGAAACAACACTGGTGTGGGATAAGGAGACCGGCGAGCCTTTGCATAATGCAATTg TATGGCACGATATGAGGACAACTACCACTCTAGAAGATGTACTTGATAAAATTCCCAACAAAACGAGAAATAAGAATTACTTGAAACCTCTATGCGGCTTACCGATGTCTCCCTATTTCAGCGCTCTCAAGATACGCTGGTTGATAGATAACATTCCACGCGTGAAGCAAGCGATAGATGCGCAGAAGTGTGCTTTCGGAACGATTGATACGTGGCTCATTTGG AATCTCACAAAGGGCCAGTTGCACGTTACGGATGTGTCGAATGCGTCACGCACGATGCTGATGAATATCGATACACTGAAGTGGGATCCTGTATTATGCCGCTTCTTCAGCATTCCGCAGCACATCCTTCCCGAGATACGATCCAGCGCAGAGATTTACGGCTCTGTCTCAAATCCTCAAGTTCTCACGGGCATACCTATAGCAGGT TGTGTGGGTGATCAGCAAGGCGCTCTCCTTGGCCAGTTATGCTTGAAACCTGGTCAAGCAAAAGCTACATATGGCACAGGATGTTTTTTGCTTTACAACACAGGAAATACA aaAGTCGATTCGACGCAAGGCTTGATAACTACGGTCGCTTACAAAATCGCACACGCTCCACCTGTTTACGCATTAGAGGGATCTGTCGCTGTTGCTGGAGCTGCTTTATCCTGGCTGCGAGACAACATGCAAATGCTCAGTAATATCACGCAAACGCAGGATTTGGCAGAGCGTGTAAGATGCTCTGGCGACGTGTATTTCGTACCGGCCTTTTCGGGGCTGTACGCGCCTTATTGGCAACAGGATGCGCGCGG AGTAATCTGTGGTATTACCGAGGATACGCAGCAATATCACATCATACGAGCTGCATTAGAAGCAGTTTGCTTCCAAACGAGAGACATATTGGAAGCAATGGTAAAAGATTCAGGAACGAAACTGACGACTCTGCAGGTTGATGGCGGCATGACTGTGAACGATTTGTTAATGCAATTGCAGGCGGATTTAACCGGAATTACTGTTG TGAGACCAAACATGGTTGAAACGACAGCATTAGGTGCTGCCATTCTAGCTGGCCGTGGTGTAggtttaattgatataaacgAAGTGGATGCATCTCAAGTAACGAAATTTTCACCCGAGATTGGTGAAGATG AGAGAGATCTTCGATATTCCAAGTGGAAAATGGCTATTGAGAGATCTATGAAGTGGGATTGTTCCTCGACTAtgatagataattaa
- the LOC139812952 gene encoding uncharacterized protein: MVVTCAVPKCKSYKTKKKNVSMFKVPRDIEMRKKWKAAIPGVVAFKKTHTICEKHFEAHYIIRSYIKHDANGKVIANVPFQRPRLHSSAVPTIFDDNTSSIYNKVDKVPELVHPTESHQSIIGKKCDRFEAWSNALKTKKMTSYMRVCSRHFQKEDYILPDVVSKTRRLKTTAVPSCTLPSSATRKTPSVAEADEARLQKQIRRRMLKQMEQRMQVDRDTENNESTDPLKSVELPPDVTTSEINTEMIHCHRIKEEPTDNNEEQIESYNEEGVCSENIEYCEDNKNFVFINVDKMKIETEDYKEEGACNETIEYCEDNTDLVSINTVDNTVEKTEGHVKKDMHNQSIEHSNNKTKNLVDGTLNSGKNGKGSEAKKDKTQGNILTGRFPVNFSFMWSEIHRTFKEHTRVVDCQFKYWKLVNFTHRGLRTEFYFKCQRCLYEASVWSDPINFQGTYRPTAVRAMKS, encoded by the exons ATGGTTGTAACGTGCGCAGTACCGAAATGTAAATCGTACAAAACCAAGAAAAAGAACGTGTCTATGTTTAAAGTGCCGAGAGATATAGAGATGCGAAAAAAATGGAAAGCCGCTATTCCTGGTGTAgtagcatttaaaaaaacgcaCACTATTTGCGAGAAGCATTTTGAAGCACATTATATTATCAGGAGCTACATCAAACATGATGCAAATGGAAAGGTTATTGCAAAC GTTCCATTTCAGCGTCCTCGTCTACACAGTTCCGCTGTACCAACAATATTTGATGACAATACATCTTCCATCTATAACAAAGTCGACAAAGTACCTGAACTGGTTCACCCTACGGAGAGTCATCAGTCTATTATAGGAA AGAAATGTGATCGTTTCGAAGCCTGGAGCAATGCAttaaaaacgaagaaaatgacCTCTTATATGAGAGTGTGTTCACGGCATTTCCAGAAAGAGGATTATATACTGCCAG ATGTTGTTTCAAAAACGAGACGCTTGAAGACAACTGCTGTTCCATCGTGCACGTTGCCAAGCAGTGCTACAAGAAAAACTCCAAGTGTAGCAGAAGCTGATGAAGCGCGACTCCAGAAACAAATAAG GCGAAGGATGCTGAAACAGATGGAACAACGCATGCAAGTCGATCGTGACACTGAGAATAATGAATCTACCGATCCTCTAAAGTCTGTTGAACTTCCACCCGATGTAACAACGTCTGAGATCAATACTGAAATGATACATTGTCACCGAATAAAGGAAGAACCAACGGATAATAATGAAGAACAGATAGAATCGTACAATGAGGAAGGCGTTTGCagtgaaaatattgaatattgcgaggacaataaaaattttgtttttattaacgtAGATAAGATGAAAATCGAAACAGAGGATTATAAGGAAGAAGGCGCATGTAATGAAACCATTGAATATTGCGAGGACAACACGGATTTGGTTTCCATTAATACAGTAGATAATACAGTAGAAAAAACAGAGGGCCATGTGAAAAAAGATATGCATAACCAAAGCATTGAacattctaacaataagaccaAAAATCTAGTTGACGGCACATTAAACTCtggaaaaaatggaaaaggaTCTGAGGCCAAGAAGGATAAGACTCAAGGAAATATCCTTACAGGTCGTTTCcctgtaaatttttcttttatgtggAGCGAGATCCATAGAACATTTAAGGAACACACGCGTGTAGTTGATTGTCAATTCAAGTATTGGAAGCTCGTAAATTTTACTCATCGCGGATTACGCacggaattttatttcaagtgtCAAAGATGTCTCTACGAAGCGAGTGTTTGGTCGGATCCCATAAACTTTCAAGGTACATACCGGCCGACGGCCGTTCGAGCGATGAAAAGTTAA
- the Gk1 gene encoding glycerol kinase isoform X1 has product MPENVKKNGPLIGAIDEGTSSARFLVFDVLRRKVVALHQIEIKQKCPQEGWVEQDPKEILQAVITCIEETVKKMKNLGMPVSDIKAIGITNQRETTLVWDKETGEPLHNAIVWHDMRTTTTLEDVLDKIPNKTRNKNYLKPLCGLPMSPYFSALKIRWLIDNIPRVKQAIDAQKCAFGTIDTWLIWNLTKGQLHVTDVSNASRTMLMNIDTLKWDPVLCRFFSIPQHILPEIRSSAEIYGSVSNPQVLTGIPIAGCVGDQQGALLGQLCLKPGQAKATYGTGCFLLYNTGNTVCMTEHVIRVIHKVDSTQGLITTVAYKIAHAPPVYALEGSVAVAGAALSWLRDNMQMLSNITQTQDLAERVRCSGDVYFVPAFSGLYAPYWQQDARGVICGITEDTQQYHIIRAALEAVCFQTRDILEAMVKDSGTKLTTLQVDGGMTVNDLLMQLQADLTGITVVRPNMVETTALGAAILAGRGVGLIDINEVDASQVTKFSPEIGEDERDLRYSKWKMAIERSMKWDCSSTMIDN; this is encoded by the exons ATGCCTGAGAACGTGAAAAAAAACGGGCCTTTGATAGGTGCTATCGACGAGGGAACGAGTAGCGCCAGATTTTTG GTGTTTGACGTTTTACGCAGGAAGGTGGTTGCTTTGCATCAGATCGAAATCAAGCAGAAATGTCCTCAAGAGGGATGGGTGGAGCAAGATCCGAAGGAAATATTACAAGCTGTCATAACATGTATAGAAGAGACGGTGAAAAAGATGAAGAATCTTGGCATGCCAGTCTCGGATATCAAAGCTATTGGGATTACTAATCAAAGGGAAACAACACTGGTGTGGGATAAGGAGACCGGCGAGCCTTTGCATAATGCAATTg TATGGCACGATATGAGGACAACTACCACTCTAGAAGATGTACTTGATAAAATTCCCAACAAAACGAGAAATAAGAATTACTTGAAACCTCTATGCGGCTTACCGATGTCTCCCTATTTCAGCGCTCTCAAGATACGCTGGTTGATAGATAACATTCCACGCGTGAAGCAAGCGATAGATGCGCAGAAGTGTGCTTTCGGAACGATTGATACGTGGCTCATTTGG AATCTCACAAAGGGCCAGTTGCACGTTACGGATGTGTCGAATGCGTCACGCACGATGCTGATGAATATCGATACACTGAAGTGGGATCCTGTATTATGCCGCTTCTTCAGCATTCCGCAGCACATCCTTCCCGAGATACGATCCAGCGCAGAGATTTACGGCTCTGTCTCAAATCCTCAAGTTCTCACGGGCATACCTATAGCAGGT TGTGTGGGTGATCAGCAAGGCGCTCTCCTTGGCCAGTTATGCTTGAAACCTGGTCAAGCAAAAGCTACATATGGCACAGGATGTTTTTTGCTTTACAACACAGGAAATACAGTATGTATGACAGAACACGTCATACGTGTGATACat aaAGTCGATTCGACGCAAGGCTTGATAACTACGGTCGCTTACAAAATCGCACACGCTCCACCTGTTTACGCATTAGAGGGATCTGTCGCTGTTGCTGGAGCTGCTTTATCCTGGCTGCGAGACAACATGCAAATGCTCAGTAATATCACGCAAACGCAGGATTTGGCAGAGCGTGTAAGATGCTCTGGCGACGTGTATTTCGTACCGGCCTTTTCGGGGCTGTACGCGCCTTATTGGCAACAGGATGCGCGCGG AGTAATCTGTGGTATTACCGAGGATACGCAGCAATATCACATCATACGAGCTGCATTAGAAGCAGTTTGCTTCCAAACGAGAGACATATTGGAAGCAATGGTAAAAGATTCAGGAACGAAACTGACGACTCTGCAGGTTGATGGCGGCATGACTGTGAACGATTTGTTAATGCAATTGCAGGCGGATTTAACCGGAATTACTGTTG TGAGACCAAACATGGTTGAAACGACAGCATTAGGTGCTGCCATTCTAGCTGGCCGTGGTGTAggtttaattgatataaacgAAGTGGATGCATCTCAAGTAACGAAATTTTCACCCGAGATTGGTGAAGATG AGAGAGATCTTCGATATTCCAAGTGGAAAATGGCTATTGAGAGATCTATGAAGTGGGATTGTTCCTCGACTAtgatagataattaa